The DNA region ATCACGTCCGGTCAGGCCGTCGCAGGGTTCATCCTCGGCTGCGGGATCAGTGTGGCCGGCGGCTTCACCGTCGGAATCGAGCCCAACCAAGGCTTGGTCGGCGCCCTTGCCCCGACAGTGAGCCCTGCGAGCCCTGTCAGCGCGCCGAGTGCGACGGACACTCCCGTGCCGACTACGTCCATCGCCTCCGTCATCACCCCCAGCGCCATCACACCCAGTACCAGCCCGGTCGGCGCCGCCATAGCCGCTACCGGCCCAGCCGCCGCCCCAACTACCAGCCCAGCCGCCACCGCGACCACTACCAGCCCAGCCAGCGCCAGCTCAACCCCAACCACTCCAACCACCCCAACGACCCCGACCACCCCGACCACCCCAACCGCGCCGACCATTACCACCCCAGCCAGTGCCAGCTCACCCAGTATCGACCTCGGACCCAGTGTCGGCGGGGCGCTGGGCCTGACAGAAGTCTTGACGGCCACCTTGGGGCCCGGCCAGGTCACCATCGCGACAACGGCGACGTCCGCCCTGGACGACACCACCGTGTTCCCGTACCGCATCTCTTTCGACAACGCCGCGTTGAATGTCGCCCAATGCGCCTCGCCGGTGTCGGCCGTCCCCTTCGTCACGACCACGGTGAGTACCGTGCGGGGGGTTGTGCAGACCACCGCCTACGGCGATCAGTTCACCTTCTGAGGCCCGGAGCCGCTTCGAGAAGGGTTGGGGGTCAGCGAATCCGGAACACCGGTCCGTGGGGGCGGAACGGCAGCGCAGCGCCCGTGGGATGCAGACACAGCTTCGGCCTGCCCACGCCCCTCGCCGGCGCCCCCACTGCAGCAAGGCCGCCAGCGCAACACCCAGAGTAATGATCAAAATCTGTGGATGACCGGGAGAGAGTACCTTCCCGGATGATCTGAACATCAACGGGTTTCGATCCACTTGGCGCGCCAAAGATCAGGTCGTCATCAGCGCGCACCAGCCCATCAGCGCCAAGCTGAAGTTACGAGCAGGTCCACGACTCCGGACCGAACACCGGACGCCGACACGGTAATCGACCGATGGGTCAGAGGAGCGTTCTCCCCGCGCGCTAGTTGTGGTGTCTCATGACGTTGGTTCCAGGGAATCGTAGACCAATAGATTATGGAAAGACGCTCGATGACGTGCAGGTACTTTGCTGGTCCGCACAGAGCCGACAGCGATTGATCTCATAATCCATTGGTCGCGGGTTCGAGCCCCGCCCGCCCCGCAACCCCCACCTTCCGCGCCATCGGCATCGAATCGGCTTGCGGAGCACGCCACCTCACTTCCGCTGCATGCTTCCGGCGCCGAACAGTTCTGGGCCGCAACGTTGTTCACGACACTGGTGGTGGCATAACGGGCGGGCGCGGGGTGTGCGGCCTGGCGCTGCGCCACACGAGATCCGGCCGGCGCTCGGCTAGGGCGTCGTGCCTACCCGTGTCGTGCTACGTCCTCGCACAGGATCCTCGGCCAGCGTGCGAGATCGGCCGGTGTGTGCGCCACCTCGAGTGTGGCCGTCGGCAGCAGGTCCACCAGCTCCTCGGCGGTCGACACCGGATGGGCGGGGTCGTCGATCCAGGCCAACACCGTGGTCGGCACCTCGATCGCGGCGATCGCCTCGGGGGCGGGCAGGTCGCTCATCGCTGCCCCGCGGAACAGTGCGGGCAGTAGGTGCTCGGCGACATCCGGCACCGTTTCCGGCGTTCCGACAGTGGCCGGCGGGGGGGCACGGTGAGATCGGCATTGAGGAAGGCGTCGAGTCCCTGCTCCTCGATCAAGCGGGCATTCTTCCGGTAGATGTCGGCCTTCGCGGCGCGGGTGCGCCAGGCGGTCGCGGGCACCAGCAGGGTGAGGCCGGCGAATCGGGCTGGATCGCGGACAGCGGCATGCAGCAGGGTCCCGGTGCCCATCGACGGACCGACGCCGTGGACCTGTTCACCGGGGAACCAGTGGTCGAGCAGGTTCAGCAGGTCATCGGCCAGCACCGGCCACCGATAGTCCTCGGGGACGGTACGGCCTGTCGAGTGGCCGTGGCCGCGCGCGTCGTACCGCAGCAGTCGGGTTCCGCTGAGTCCGCGGCCGAGATCGAGGTCCATCAGACGGTCGCGGTGGCGGCTGGAGGTGAGGCCGTGGAGTTGGACGACGGGGTGGCCGCCCTCGTCGCTCAGTTCCACGTCGAGGTCGGCGCCGGGAACGCGGAAGGTCGGCACGGAGGCTCCAGGGTGCTGGTGAGACGGCGATCGCTCGGGAAAGAAGCCTAGGATACCGTCATGCGGCTGACCAACGTCGCGCACTTGCGCCTGCCGTTCGGCCGCCTGCTGGGCTTCGACGTCACTGCGGGTCGGGTGGGCCGGCCACTTCCCGTGTCCTTCGACCAGCGACGCCACGTCGGTGCCGGCGACCGAGCGGGATCCTGGATGGCGTTGTCCTTCAGGCTCTCCGCGCCGGTACCGCCCGACGAACTCGCGACCGCCTGGCTGGCAGTGATCGAGCGGCACGGAACACTGCGGTCGGTCTTCGTGCCGGGCGAGGACGGCGAGCCTCGGCTGCACGAGGTCGATATCCGCCCCGGCGGCTGGGTCGAGCATGTGATCGCTCCGGGGCAGGCGGTCAACGATGCTCTCCGCGCCGTGCTCGACCATGCTTGTTCACCGTACGGTCGTCCGTCGTACCGGCTCTGTGTGCTCGAGACCGCGGTCGGGCCGACCGTGGTGGTCGCCGCCGACCACGCGCACGTCGACATGTGGTCGATGCTGGTGATCGCGCGGGACCTGCTGACCGCACTGGCCGCGGTGCAGAAGGGTCGTGCACCGTCGTTGCCGCCCGCGCCCGCCTTCGCGGAGCACACCCGCGCGCTGCGGGACCGCCCGCCGGCACCCGACGAGGTACACCGCCGCTGGGCCGAGGTGCTGGCGGGCAGCGGCGATGTGATGCCACGGTTCCCGCTGCCGCTGGGTGAGGCGACGTTGCAGGAGGAGCGCGTGGAGGTGCGCGATGTCCTCGACGTCGATGACAGCGCCGCGTTCTCGGCGCAGGCCCGCGACGACGGCGTCTCGACCTTGGCGCTGGTGGTGGGGGCGATGACCGAGGTGACCCACGAGTTGGCCGGCACCGCACTGCGGGCCGTGTTTCCGGTGCACAGCCGGTACGACACCACCTGGCACGACTCGGTGGGGTGGTTCATCACCAACTCGGTGCTCGAGTCGGCCGACCCCGATCCCCGTGCCAGCGCCGAGGCGGTGAAGGAGGCCGTCCGGATGGGGTCCTGGCCACTGGAGGACATCCTGCGTCCGTGGGGCGGGATGCCCGAGGCGCCGGGGATGTTCGCGATTTCGTGGCTGGACCTGCGTCGGCTGCCGGTGCGAGTCGACGCGACCGGATTGGAGGCGCAGTACGTCGGCGCGACGATTCGGACCGACGGCGTGATGCTCTGGTTCATCCTCGACGAGGTGGGGCTGCACCTGCGTTGCCGGTATCCGGACACTCCCGAAGCCCGGCGACACGTCGGCGCCTGGCTGGACACCCTGATCGCCCGACTGCAGTCACGGGCACGGGCTTCGGTCGGTGGCCGGCTCCGACTGGGCGACCGGATCTTTCGTGTGCAGCGGGCGGAGCGTGTCGACGTGCCGGCGCTGGTCGCGCTGCTCTCCGACGACGAGATCGGCCGTACCCGCGAAGGTTTCGACATTGCCCGCTACGAGGAGGCATACGACGCCGTCACCAGGGATCCGTCGCACTATCTGGCTGTGGTCCGGGACGAGGGCGACCGGATCGTCGGCACCATGCAGCTCACCATCATTCCGGGGCTGTCCCGCGGCGGCGCCACCCGCCTCCAGATCGAGGGAGTCCGGGTCGCTGCCTCGGAACGCTCTCGCGGCATCGGAACCGCGATGCTCGAGTGGGCACACGACCACGGCAGGCACCGAGGTGCGACACTCTCGCAGGTCACCACAGACCGGGTGCGCGAGCGGGCTCACGCCTTTTATGCGCGGCTCGGGTACGACAACAGTCACGTCGGGCTGAAGCGGGCGCTCTGACCGATTCCCGGCGCTCGCTCAGGGGCGGGAGAGGGGCGCCTTCGAGCCCCGCCCGCCCCACAACCCCCACCTTTTGCGCCGTCGACATCGAATCGGCTTGCGGCAGCGCAGCGGTCATCGCCACGAAACTCGGAGCTATGCCGGGTGGGTGCGCGGAAACGCCGCCTCATTCCTCGGTGTCGAGCTGTTGGGCGCGGCGGAGGAGGGTGGGGTCGTGGGCGTTGATCAGTAGGAGGTCGGACGGCTTTGCGGTCCATAGTTCGGTGAGGCGTTCGTGGTTGGCGCGGACCTGGGGTGGGTTGTGGGCTACGAGGCGTTCCATGGTGGTGAGGGCTCTGGGGACGTGGCCCGTGCCGTCGATCTGGCCGTGGTGGTAGAAGGCGTCGCCGGCGTGGAGGAGTTGGTGGGTGCCGGTGTCGATGGCCACGGCGGCGTGGCCTCGGGTGTGGCCGGGGAGGCTGATTATGGCTAGGCCGGGGGCTATGTCGGGGAGTTCCTTGGTGGCGGGGAAGCCGTTCCAGGGTTCGCCGTCGCCGGGCGTGTGGCAGACCAGGGTGGGGTGGTGGGTGCGTTGGGTGGGGAGGTAGCGGTGTTTTTCGACGAAGGTTCGTGGGTTCAGGGCGGCGTCGGCTTCGGTGGCGGTGAGATGGACTCTGGCCCAAGGGAAGTCGGCTAGGCCGCCGACGTGGTCGGCGTCGAAGTGGGTGATCACGATGTCTCGGACGTCGCGTGGGTTGAAGCCGAGGCGTTCGATTTGGCGGATGGCGGCTTCGTTCTCGTCGAATCGGGGGCGCACGTAGAAGCGGCCGGGGCCGAAGCGGCGGGCGGGATCGGCGGCGTCGTGGAGGCCGAGCCCGCTGTCGACCAAGGCGAGGCCGGTGTCGGTTTCCAGGAGCAGGACGTGGCAGACCAGGCCGTCGGGGGTGCGCGGGGGATGCATTGTGCCGCAGTTGAGGTGGTGGATCTTCATCCGAGTGCCTCGAGCATCGCGGTCATGGTGGCGGGATCGCCGCCGATGAGGCCGGCGTCGATGGTTTGGATCGGGTTGCTGCCGTCCCAGTTCGCGGCGGCCAGCTTGACCAGGTCGAAGACGAACTTCTTGGTGCCGCCGACGTCCGAGATCTCGATGACCGTGCCGGGATGGTGTTCGGTTCGCAGGTAGGCGAATCTGCCGTCGGCGCCGCCGATCCGGCCTTCCTGGCCGACGGTGAATCCGGCCGCGAGAGCCCGGTCGTAGAGTCCCTGATAGTCGTCGCTCCAGTAGGCGATGTGTTGTACGCCTTCGTGTCCGGCGTCGAGGAAGTCCCGGTACATCGAGGGGGCGTCGTTGGTGGGGGTGATCAATTCGATCTGGATGTCGCCGCTATTGGCGACCGCGACATCCATCGCCATCGCCGAAGGCTCGCCCCCGTAGGTGAAGTCCGCGGGGCGGACGTCGCGCAGGAAGAACCACGGGCCGATGCCGCAAGCAACGAAGTTGCGCATCGACGCCTCGATATCGCGTACCACGTAACCGATTTGGGCGATACCGCCGAACATGTTGGCCACCGGGCCGGGGGTGGGCGCGGGGCCGGTGTGCGCGTCGGCGAACGACAGGACGATTTTTCCAGTGGCCCCGTTGTCGCGGAGCCGCCGCGCGGCGGTGATGGCGTCGTCGACGGGATGCACGCTGTCGAGCTTGGGGACGATCTTGCCCGCCGCGACCGCGGGCAGGACCCGGTCGGTCAGGGCCGCGACGACGTCGCCGAGTTCGGTGCGGGTGCGGATGCTGAAGGTGGTGCCGAGCAGGCGTTGGCGGCGGAAGGCGACGGTGTCGAGATCGAGGGTGGTCACCGCGCCCGCGAGTCGCCCGATGCTGATGATCGTGCCGCCGATCGCGGTGGCGGCGGGCAGCTGCAGGAAGAGGTCGCCGCCGACATGGTCGAGGGCGATGCTCACGCCGGTGCCGTCGGTGGCCGCGAGCACCACGTCGGCCAGATCCTCGGTGGCGGTGTCGACCGCGATGTCGGCGCCCGCTTCCAGCAGGGCGGCGCGTTTGTGGTCGTTGGTGGTCGTGGCGATGACCGTGCCGGCACCAAGGGCTTTGGCGAGCTGAATACCGATCAGGCCGATCGCGCTGGTGCCGCCGACGATGAGGACGGTGTCACCGGCGGTGAATCCCGCCTGGGTGACCAGGGCGTCGTGTTCGGTGATGAGTCCGACGGGCAGGCTCGCCGCGGCCTCGAACCCGAGGTGGTCGGGGATCGGCACCAGCATTCGCGGGTGGCAAAGGGCGTAGTCGGCGAAGGCGCCGATGGTGATGCCCATGACCCGGGTGCCGACGGGCAGGTGCGGTGCGAGCAGGCTGGAGGATTCGACGATCCCCGCGACTTCCATACCCGCGACGAAAGGTCCCTCGCCTTGCGAGTTCGCGGTATAGCTGCCGTCGAGGGCGTAGCGGTCGGCGCGGTTGAGTCCGGCGGCCATCACCTGGACGCGGACGGCACCGAG from Nocardia tengchongensis includes:
- a CDS encoding zinc-binding dehydrogenase, coding for MRALVGGKGADWILENRDLPEQLGAVRVQVMAAGLNRADRYALDGSYTANSQGEGPFVAGMEVAGIVESSSLLAPHLPVGTRVMGITIGAFADYALCHPRMLVPIPDHLGFEAAASLPVGLITEHDALVTQAGFTAGDTVLIVGGTSAIGLIGIQLAKALGAGTVIATTTNDHKRAALLEAGADIAVDTATEDLADVVLAATDGTGVSIALDHVGGDLFLQLPAATAIGGTIISIGRLAGAVTTLDLDTVAFRRQRLLGTTFSIRTRTELGDVVAALTDRVLPAVAAGKIVPKLDSVHPVDDAITAARRLRDNGATGKIVLSFADAHTGPAPTPGPVANMFGGIAQIGYVVRDIEASMRNFVACGIGPWFFLRDVRPADFTYGGEPSAMAMDVAVANSGDIQIELITPTNDAPSMYRDFLDAGHEGVQHIAYWSDDYQGLYDRALAAGFTVGQEGRIGGADGRFAYLRTEHHPGTVIEISDVGGTKKFVFDLVKLAAANWDGSNPIQTIDAGLIGGDPATMTAMLEALG
- a CDS encoding MspA family porin; translated protein: MRRLLIVAAAGTAVVTLGVLGVWVWGTNLGRAQPPGSEITGSGVHVTASVDSVGVNPPGNRTPNFLMTFAHAAQMSGDYSVNVEGDPITSGQAVAGFILGCGISVAGGFTVGIEPNQGLVGALAPTVSPASPVSAPSATDTPVPTTSIASVITPSAITPSTSPVGAAIAATGPAAAPTTSPAATATTTSPASASSTPTTPTTPTTPTTPTTPTAPTITTPASASSPSIDLGPSVGGALGLTEVLTATLGPGQVTIATTATSALDDTTVFPYRISFDNAALNVAQCASPVSAVPFVTTTVSTVRGVVQTTAYGDQFTF
- a CDS encoding MBL fold metallo-hydrolase yields the protein MKIHHLNCGTMHPPRTPDGLVCHVLLLETDTGLALVDSGLGLHDAADPARRFGPGRFYVRPRFDENEAAIRQIERLGFNPRDVRDIVITHFDADHVGGLADFPWARVHLTATEADAALNPRTFVEKHRYLPTQRTHHPTLVCHTPGDGEPWNGFPATKELPDIAPGLAIISLPGHTRGHAAVAIDTGTHQLLHAGDAFYHHGQIDGTGHVPRALTTMERLVAHNPPQVRANHERLTELWTAKPSDLLLINAHDPTLLRRAQQLDTEE
- a CDS encoding GNAT family N-acetyltransferase, whose translation is MRLTNVAHLRLPFGRLLGFDVTAGRVGRPLPVSFDQRRHVGAGDRAGSWMALSFRLSAPVPPDELATAWLAVIERHGTLRSVFVPGEDGEPRLHEVDIRPGGWVEHVIAPGQAVNDALRAVLDHACSPYGRPSYRLCVLETAVGPTVVVAADHAHVDMWSMLVIARDLLTALAAVQKGRAPSLPPAPAFAEHTRALRDRPPAPDEVHRRWAEVLAGSGDVMPRFPLPLGEATLQEERVEVRDVLDVDDSAAFSAQARDDGVSTLALVVGAMTEVTHELAGTALRAVFPVHSRYDTTWHDSVGWFITNSVLESADPDPRASAEAVKEAVRMGSWPLEDILRPWGGMPEAPGMFAISWLDLRRLPVRVDATGLEAQYVGATIRTDGVMLWFILDEVGLHLRCRYPDTPEARRHVGAWLDTLIARLQSRARASVGGRLRLGDRIFRVQRAERVDVPALVALLSDDEIGRTREGFDIARYEEAYDAVTRDPSHYLAVVRDEGDRIVGTMQLTIIPGLSRGGATRLQIEGVRVAASERSRGIGTAMLEWAHDHGRHRGATLSQVTTDRVRERAHAFYARLGYDNSHVGLKRAL